Part of the Leptolyngbya sp. BL0902 genome, GCCAGGGCTTGGACGAGGGTGTGGTGTTGGTCGGCGGGCAGGCGGCGCAGGTGATCACAAAAGACCGCCACCATCTGCCGTTCTAGATCGGCATTGGCCAAATCCGTCATGGCTTGACGGGCCATCGTCAGGGTTTGCTGCATCACCTGTTGTCCCAGTTGGTGGGCTAGGGCAGCCTGGGCCTGATGCAAATCGGCCTGCCAAGAGGCCCGCTGTTGGTCGGCCTCCTGGCGCAGTTGGGCCATCTGCCGCTGCCGTTCCTGCTCCACCTCAGAGCGCATGGCCGCCAGTTGGGCCTGCCGCTGGGCTTCCCAATCCTGCTGCTGGCGCTGGTAATCGGCGAGGGTCTGCTGGGCTTCCGTCTGAAGCCGTTCGGCCCCCTGCCAGCGTTCCTGAATTTGTTGCTGGCGTTGGCCCATCACCCGCAAAATTGGCTTATACAAAACCCACCGCAGCAAGGCAACGAGGATCAGAAAATTGAGAATTTGGGCGAACACCGTAAACCCGTTGATTAACACCGCTAGTTCCCCAAAAAGTAGTTCCAGAATGGATTAACAAACAATAAAATCATTGACACCACTAGGCAATAAATAGCGGTAGATTCCACCATCGCCAATCCCACAAACAGGGTGCGAGTAATGGTATTCGTTTTGTCGGGCTGTTGGGCAATGGCACCTAGGGCACGGGCCACGGCCATCCCTTCCCCAATGGCGGGGCCAATGGCTCCGATGGCGATGGTAAGCCCCGCCGTAGCAATAGATACGGCACCAATAAGCGCGAGATCAGTCATGAGATATCTCCTGCATAGAATTAGACTGGCCCTGTTGTTGCACAGCGGTAGCCGAGGCCAAATATACTAGGGCCAGTACTGCAAATACATAGGCTTGGATGAGGCCAAAGACAAGCCCCAATATCTGCATCACAACGGGCACAAACAGGGGAACTAAGGACAACAAAATAGCTACTAATAAGTTGCCGCTCATAATGTTGCCAAATAATCGCACAGCCAGGGCCAAAGTACGAGAAAATTCCCCCACAATCTGGAAGGGTAACATAATGGGGGTTGGTTCTAAATAACTCTTTAGATAGCGACCTAATCCCTGACTACGAATACCATAAATAGGAACCGCCACAAACACACAGATAGCCAGTGCCGTAGTGGTTGAGAGGGAGCCCGTCGGAGCTTGATATCCCGGTACTGCCGTCAGTAAATTAGAGGTGAGGATGAACAAAAACAACGTGCCCACAAAGGAAAAATAGGGCTCTGGATCCTGCTGGGTAATATCTCGAATTTGATTGTAAATGCCCTCCACTAGTATCTCCAAAATATTCTGCCAAGCCGATAGCGGTGGCGACACCGTTAAACGCCGAGTCACCCCTAGAGAAACCCCCACCAGCAAGGCCATCGTCAGCCAAGTAAACACTAGGGTGGCATTGATCACCAGGGGCAATCGCTCGAAATAAATGATGCTGTCAGGGCTGATATCCATAGACTATGGCTCAGGGCAGTAGTTCTAGTATGGCCTATGGCTTTCCTCCAATCCGCTAAGTGTTACGCGAGGTTACGTTAGCGGTGAAATCTCCATCCCGCGAAAGCGAGACGGGCTCACCACTGTTCCTAACGCCGCTCATCCTAGTGGACAGGGCACACCGGATGACCATTCCCAAAAACTAGCATCTAACGAACGCCATCTTCCTCAATCCCTCATGGGTGGCTTTCGGTCTTTCCCTTCAGGAGGAAATTCGGATATGATCGACTCAGGTGTTCATGATCAGCCCGGTACAATATATGTTGAGAGAAACCCTCAAACAGGAAATTGATCAATTGAGCGAGAGCCAATTGAGGGAAATCGCCGACTTTGTAACCACAATCAAGAGTCAGCCCCACCATTTTTCCGAGAGGATCTTGTTCTGGCAACATGCGACGGCTGTGGAACGAGCTGAGGATTTTCGAGTATGGGCTGCACAGCTTCCTCATACCCATCTCAGCCTCCCAGATCAGGCCTTTGATCGCAACGATATCTATGAATGATGACTAAGTACCTGCTAG contains:
- a CDS encoding F0F1 ATP synthase subunit B codes for the protein MLINGFTVFAQILNFLILVALLRWVLYKPILRVMGQRQQQIQERWQGAERLQTEAQQTLADYQRQQQDWEAQRQAQLAAMRSEVEQERQRQMAQLRQEADQQRASWQADLHQAQAALAHQLGQQVMQQTLTMARQAMTDLANADLERQMVAVFCDHLRRLPADQHHTLVQALAPDLPIAIRSSFSLSPDLQQHIINALGSTFGTTPAVEFSTTSDLICGLELRLAGQEVVWSFDTYLATLEQRLATALTGKIPSSQAPPEPPLPDSTLPETPFPQPS
- a CDS encoding F0F1 ATP synthase subunit C, whose product is MTDLALIGAVSIATAGLTIAIGAIGPAIGEGMAVARALGAIAQQPDKTNTITRTLFVGLAMVESTAIYCLVVSMILLFVNPFWNYFLGN
- a CDS encoding F0F1 ATP synthase subunit A, with the translated sequence MDISPDSIIYFERLPLVINATLVFTWLTMALLVGVSLGVTRRLTVSPPLSAWQNILEILVEGIYNQIRDITQQDPEPYFSFVGTLFLFILTSNLLTAVPGYQAPTGSLSTTTALAICVFVAVPIYGIRSQGLGRYLKSYLEPTPIMLPFQIVGEFSRTLALAVRLFGNIMSGNLLVAILLSLVPLFVPVVMQILGLVFGLIQAYVFAVLALVYLASATAVQQQGQSNSMQEISHD